The window ACCTCCTGCCAATAATGCAGGAGCTGATCAATATTGAATCCTTCTCAAGCTTGTTGCACCAACGTCCTAATTTTTTCTTCACACTCAGACTAGTACTTCTTGTTAGTTTGATCATCATCCTATGCAAATATTTCTCCACTACTAGTATTAATTCACCTCCTTCTCCACCAAAACTCCCCATCATTGGAAACCTTCACCAACTAGGCTTGCGCCCATATCGCTCGCTTCATGCCTTATCCCGTTGCCATGGCCCTCTTATGCTTCTCCACTTCGGAAGTGTCCCCGTCCTCATTGTCTATCCGCTGAGACTGCCCGGTAGGTCTTGAAAACTCATGATCTCATATTCTGCAACCGGCCCAAGATCACTGTCTTCGGGAAGCTTTTATACAATTACAAAGACATGTCAGCCGCACCTTACGGAGAGTACTGGAGGCAGATGAAGAGTTTGACTGTTTTGCATCTGCTGAACAATGAAAGGGTTCGCTCTTTTCGTTCGGTGAGAGAAGAGGAAATAAAACTCATGATCAACAACATAAATAAGCAGTCATTGTCATCATCATCAAAGGAAGTCAATTTAAGCAAAATGTTTACGACGCTTACGAATGACGTGATCTCTAGAGTGGCTTTCGGGAGGAAGTACAGTGATGGAGAAGATGGGAGGATGTATAGGGAACTTGTGGCGGAGTTCATGGAGTTACTGGGAAGTGTCTATATCGGGGACTATATCCCATCACTTGCTTGGTTGAGCCGTGTCAACGGTATGGATGCAAGATTGGACAAGGTGGCTAAGAAGTTTGATCATTTTTTAGAGAAAGTTGTTCAAGACCATGTGGTGGATCATATCTCTAATGTGGATAGCAACAAGGATCAAAAGGATTTTGTGGACTTTCTGTGTTGGATTCAGAAAGAAAACTtgattagttttcctattgAAACAGTTACCATATCATGGtaagcctctctctctctctctctctctctctctctctctctctctctctctctctctctctctctctctccctccctctctctctctctcatcttgaGTTGTTGAACTTGAAAATTTTAGGGCTTTTCACGTGTAAGTAACTGACAACTTTACACTTTAGAGGTAAACACTTCAACTCCAATACGTTATAaaaacacacttgaattttttttcctctaaTTGGGTTCCttaaattttttgttgaaaactTAAAGTTGTTAAGAGTGTCTTTGTTAATTACTGAATTGTTACGACCACCTGAGAAGCTGAAAGGCAGTCAGGGTATCACATTAATTAGATAGCATATTATCTATAGTTTGCGTATTAAGATTAGCTATAGGTTATTTTTTCTATTAGGATTTTGAACCCAGGACGTAGTCTACTACCCGTCACCTTACATGCCCTCATAGCTATCCACAGTGGCTTAAGATTCGCTATAGGCTAATTTAAGAGGTTCTGTATTACTAGGTGACCATTAATTTACTTCGATTTTTGCAGGATGTGTTTGCTGCTGGAACTGATACATACTCAGTCATAGTCTGGGCAATGTCTGAGCTTTTAAGACATCCAATGATGATGAAGAAATTGCAAAATGAGGTGAGGGGGATTGTTGGAAACAGAAAGGAGATAATAACAGAAGACGATTTGGTTGAAATGCATTATCTCAAGGCAGTGATCAAGGAGACTCTTCGCTTATATCCTATTCTTCCAATACTAATCCCCAGAATATTAACCCAAGATGTGAAAATAAATGGCTACGACATCAAAGCTAACACACAAGTTATAGTCAATCTGTGGGGCATTGCAAGAGACCCAAACTATTACAGCAAGCCGGATGAGTTTGAACCAGAGAGGTTCGTGAATAGCGGAATAAATTATAAAGGGAATGACTTCCACTACCTTCCGTACGGATCTGGCAGGAGGAGCTGCCCAGCAATTCAGTTTACCACAGTTATTATTGAGCTTGCTTTGGCAAATGTAGTGCAGAAGTACGATTGGAAATTGCCAACATGATCAGCTGGAGGTTTAGATATGACTGAATCCAAGGGTTTAACCATGCGCAAAAAATCTCCTCTTACCGCCATCGCTGTTCCACATCGGTCATCAGCTTGCTAGGGTTTGCATATTTTGAGTGAGCAGATCATATGGAGGCCTTGGCTACTCTTGTGGGTGTGTATTTGGTGCAGCAGCTCTCTCAAAAAATCCTCGGATTTTGTTTCAAGGTCGATTATTGCTGGCTTTGTGGTAATTAATTGCTTCTGGGTTTCAATATTGTGGCATATTTTAACTATTTATGAACTAACCACGCGTCGAGAGCGTACGCGCGGATGGTGGATGATTGTCAAATAAGAATCAAGTTTAATATCAatggaaaatttgaatttgggcGTAGCACATTAATCACGTCGATTCAATTTTTGCCTATCAACATCAGATgcttgctttgatcttcttgaTATTCAGTGACACTTAACATTAACAAATTAAGTAAACAATATTAAGAACTTATCAAATATTTGAAGGGTTTTAGTAATGCACAATTATCCATTGGAAGCTGAATTGGACACTATTCTGAGCTATCTTGCATTTGAAGGATCTTCCCAGGAATACGTAAGTACTTTTGGTTTGGAAGATACAAGTACATAACTTGATGAACTTAATATACAATAATGCTGTAGATTTGAGTTCCTAGTAGTGGACATAGTGTCAATATGGTCTGCTATTATATATGTTACTCgtctttcattttatttttcacaaggGCTAAGTAAAAGCTTTATGTAGACATTTTAGGTCATTTCatattttgtctttttctttccatATTTGAGCATTACTCGTCGATACGAATGCGAGAGAACAAACAAAAAGGAATTTGgtgttcaaataaaaattttacgGAACTTTAATGTCAAGTACAATTTAGTAATGTTACCACTTTCTAGATCTTTACTATTTTGTTTGTTGATTTACGTGTCACTACGACCCATCTCCTCTCTATTTTCTGCAGCACACTCCCTCTTTGTCTCGCTCCTACCGATTCTCTCCTCTCACACCCCCTCCCCCCaaccctcactctctctctctctcacttcgcATGGAGGAAAAAGGTAAAACCACCGCTGTTCTCCGACAAGATCAAACCTCCTAACTATCTGTTGGAGCGAGATTTCTTACGAGAAGAAATACCTCCACAAATTTGTTGACCGCAATCATCACATTCGCCGAATCCTTCCTTGAGGTGTCCCAAAATTATCTTCTTCCGTATCTTGCCCAAGCGGGGTACCTGCAAAAGATACTCCGACGCTCAAGTCAGTCGATCGATTTCTATTTTCTGGATTCCCTCGGATTCTCTCTCCCCCCCTGGTTCTTTGGCTCCTGTCCCTATTTATAGGATTACATACTTGAGGATCAAGTATCACGATCAATCCTCCTTCCCACTTCCTTAGTGGTCATTTGTCATGTAACTGCATGTTTTGGGAACAAACACCACGACCCGCCTTCCTCTCCCACTTCTCCTCCGTAGTGGGGTAGTTATCTAGGCATGTTCCCTAACGTATATTTATTGTGGGCTTTTTGTCTTGCACAACACTTTGGATGATCGATATGGGCCCATGAGTCGAAACTGGATGTTATCCTCCCACAGTGCccccttttttccttttttacgcATGTGAAATAGGGGGAAAATGAGCTTTTCGATCTCATAGGGCCTTGAAACTACACTCTTTAAGCCAAGCTAAACTCGAGGCACCTTTACTAAGGCCAAGTTTGTAAAAGTTGCTTTTTCTAAGAGTAAATTTGCTGAAGGTAAGTTTAATTCACGACAATAGACTCCAAAATTTACCTGACATCTTCCCACTATGATTTTCGAACGAAGGTTTACGATCGAGGATTAACGAACGAAGACTGACATTACGAAAGTGGACTGACGTAACCAAAAAGGACTGACGTTACGAAAGATGAATGACGTTACGAAAGAGGACTGACGTAACAAAAGTGGACTGACGTAACGAAAGAGGACTGACATTACGAAAGAGGACCGACGTAACCAAAAAGGACTGACGTTACGAAAAAGGACTGACGTTACGAAAGAGGACTGACGTAACGAAAGTGAACTGACGTAACGAAAGAGGACTGACGAAATTTGATTCGTATATGTATCTATTATATAAATCACCGTCCCATCTTGTCGAACTGACGAAAGCAGCAGTTACCAGCGTAGAAGTCTACAAGCGCGTCTCCCCTGCCGAACACATCTAGTCTGCATGTCCATCTGTCTTCACACAATCGCATACATATACGTAGACACCAGTAACGACttacctttatatatatatatgcgtacTTTTTGCGGTCATCACATCCCTACCAAACTTTTGCATGCTTTTGTACTTTTGTGGACTGATCCCTGCCACACTTTTGCATGTTCTTACATGCTTttagatatatacatatatatatatacttttgcATGTTCTTACATGCTTttagatatatacatatatatatatatatatatatacgcctATTTCTCTAATTCAGTCCTTATACGAATGGAGAACAACGTCTCATTGCTTGAGCTTTTACTTTTGCACATGTAATGCCTCATTTTCTGCAAACAAACGATGTGTTCGAGGAGAAAAATCAGATTTATTAAATTCGCCATTTCATTATCGATCTCAAAAACGTTCGACCTTGAGTCAACTCTTTATCAATTTTCACCTATTCGATCTAGGATTTTCGATCTTGGCTAGATCTTTGTGTATCCGATCTTGGGTTATCCTTTTCCACTCGATCTTAGATTCTCGTTCTTGATTAGGTCTTTGCCCATCCAATCTTGGGTTGCCTTTTCCCACTCGATCTTAGATTTCCGATCTTGATTGGGTCTCTGCCCATCTGATCTTGGGTTTTCCTTTCCCGTTCGATCTTAGATTTCCCATCTTGATTGGGTCTCTGCCCATCCGATCTTGGGAAAGGCTAGATCTTTGTGTATTCGATCTTGGGTTATCCTTTTCCACTCGATCTTAGATTCTCGTTCTTGATTAGGTCTTTGCCCATCCAATCTTGGGTTGCCTTTTCCCACTCGATCTTAGATTTCCGATCTTGATTGGGTCTCTGCCCATCCGAtcttgggttttcttttccCGTTCGATCTTAGATTTCCGATCTTGATTGGGTCTCTGCCCATCCGAtcttgggttttcttttccCGATCTTGATTGGGTCTCTGCCCATCCGAtcttgggttttcttttccCATTCGATCTTAGATTTCCGATCTTGATTGGGTCTCTGCCTATCCGAtcttgggttttcttttccCGTTCGATCTTAGATTTTCGATCTTGATTGGGTCTCTGCCCATCCAATCTTGGGTTTATACTCTTCAGCTTTAGGCTTTAGTCTAAGATTCGAATGAAGTGCAACTTTATTTATCATACAATAAGGAGATGTCAACAGACATCCAGGGATACACCCTTTGACATGCAAGGAAGACAAGAAGGGTTTTACCCTTCAACATTGCTGGAAACAAAAATTTAGTATACGGAAAACATAAACACGAAAAGCTAAATGTGGTACTTTCTCAAATGAATTGTGTTCCACGGCACGTACTGACCTGTTTCAACGTGCTTGAGTTTATAGGCTCCCTTTCCGAAGGCTTCGGTCACATCATACGGTCATTCCCATATACGTCTAAGCTTCCCTGCATTCAaatcttttttgttttccatGACCTTTCTCAATACCCACTCAAATCTTTCGTGGTAGTGCCCGTTGGAGATGCAACAATAGTTGCGGTGGCCTACTTTGATTGGATAAGTTCCTCTTCCTCTAATCTGATGATTCCATCAGCTCGGGCCATCACCTCCCTCATGTCCAGTGGTGGCGTTTCAATCAATGACCTACGCATCTTTGTTCCAGGCAACACCCCTTCTCGGAATGCCAAAGACGCAGTGTGGGAATCACATTCTTCTAGGGTGGACATCTCTTCAGTGAACCTAGTCATGTAGCTTTTGAGGCTCTCGCCAACATTTTGTTTGGTGCTGAACAAGATCGTGATATCTTTTCTTGGCCTCCGATTGCAGACATATTGAGATATGAATGCTTCGCAAAGCTCTGTGAAACTTCCGATAGACCTCGGTTTCAGTTGTCTGAACCAAGTTAACGATGATCCCGAAAGACTTGAGGGGAACAACTTGCACATGAGGGCCCCGTCGTCTCCTTCAAGCGCCATTTGTTGTTGAAAGTGGTAAATGTGTTCGACGGGATCAGTTGCACCTTCGAATAGCCTAAACTTTGGTTGGGTGAACTTGGCAGGTTTTTTAGCTTTTAGGATGTCCTCTGTGAACGGCGATTTGCGAATCCCTCTGGCTGCTTCCAAGGCAAGTTCTGCCAGGGTCTGGGGCTTGTATCCCTTCACAATCTTCTCAATTTGTTCTCGCAAATCAACATCATTTACCTTTTTCGATCCTTTTCCCCTGTGATCCTCTTCACCCTGATTTTTCGTCACTTCAACACGGTTACTGTATGGCGCGCTACTAGAGCTGCCCCCTTTATCTTCCTCTTTTGCGCGTTGTCTCTTGGTGCCGATTGCACCTTCTACTGCGTTTTTCGCTTCAGCCTTCTTCAACGCCTCCTCTACTGTCTTTTTTGTTTCACGCAATTCCCTCGTTAACCTTCTAAAGTGTTCCATGGTGAGACTGGGTTCACTACTTTGGGATTGAGACCTCGCATGTACTGCTCGAGTCCTCGTATCTTCGGAGGGATTCGGAACTTCTTGTGCGAATCCAGTcatgtttgtaactttattttgttcttttcccacagacggcgccaactGTTGGAGCGAGATTTCTTACGAGAAGAAATACCTCCACAAATTTGTTGACCGCAATCCTCACGTTCGCCGAATCCTTCCTTGAGGTGTCCCAAAATTATCTTCTTCCGTATCTTGCCCAAGCGGGGTACCTACAAAAGATACTCCGACGCTCAAGTCAGTCGATCGATTTCTATTTTCTGGATCCCCTCGGATTCTCTCTCCCCCCTGGTTCTTTGGCTCATGTCCCTATTTATAGGATTACATACTTGAGGATCAAGTATCACGATCAGTCCTCCTTCCCACTTCCTTAGTGGTCATTTGTCATGTAACTGCATGTTTTGGGAACAAACACCACGACCCGCCTTCCTCTCCCACTTCTCCTCCGTAGTGGGGTAGTTATCTAGGCATGTTCCCTAACGTATATTTATTGTGGGCTTTTTGTCTTGCACAACACTTTGGATGATCAATATGGGCCCATGAGTCGAAACTGGATGTTATCCTCCCACACTATCACCATTGTGATTGTGGGACTGATTTTCTAGAGGTGAGATTTGAATTCTACACCCTCGAATTAGTCTAGATTgtgaatttgataaaaaaaaaatggttgggTTTTGGACACTGGTGGGTTTTTGGAAATTTTCCGACCAATAACCAGATTCTAACAAAGTCTGGCCGACGGACGGCGATCGATGTGAGGTAGGAGATGAGCGAATATTTTATAACGACGAAATATTCTCTAACGACGTCAGTATATTTTGTTAATGGCAGGTATATTCCTTCCCTGGCTATATTTTGTTAGGTGACCGAAATTTGGAAGATCCAAGCCAATGGCGACGTAATATTCCACATGTCAGTGACCATTACAGGTACCAGTGCGGTGACGCATGACGGCTACTGGCCGGCGAGTGAAGATGCGTGAAATCCCGTGAGCCCAGTTTTAAGTACTTTCACTGTTTTGAACAAACAAAGGGAATTTTGAGTCATTTCATTAGTATTTATGAGCTTTGAGTAGCATAATGATTAGTATAGTGTTTCATATATAGGAGAGACTTATCCAAGGAGTTTAGCGGCCAGGCCAGGCAAAGCGGCTACAACCCGatgacatatcagtgagtgggctttctTTTCATACACattatatttatagtttccataatgATTTTAATGAATTCATGCCATATTTTTACTTAGAAATGTTACATGTTGAAGTTGGGTAGAGATTTATGAAATTTGGATGTTATGGTCGTACATATTGTACCtgctcatcatgcatgcttAAACCAGTGTTTAAGGTACTCGTCCGAGTCAGGACCACCGTCATGtgatgttcacatcgcaccattACGCTCACATTAGATTCATTGTAGGTTCCAGCTTGTACTAGTTGCTCTTGCATCTATGGCTCGTATGGGACGCGCTTAGTGCCATCTTCACGTGTATGTAGTACTCGATTGTAGATTATTACACCCATCATGTTCATGTAGCTACTTTTTACATGGACTTGTGTCTGTTTTTTATGAGTACATTGTGTTACACTTGTTGAGATATTTGTGATTTCCTTGTACCCTCAGCATAACTGCTTTTATATTATGATCCTTAACTTTTCATACTTATTTGTAGTATGATCCTTAACTTTTCATACTTATTTGTAGTATGATTTCAGAAACTATACGGTTTTACAGTAATGGGTTATTATGTTacgaaaaacaaagattttagTAAATCTTTATATtgtccactcacactttctgttttgcgctcaTCCAGAACTTAGTAGTTAGAATTTGTGACAAGCAACGAAGACTGGTCTAACATCCGTTTCAGTTAATGTTAGAAAATTATTTCCTTTACTGTACTTTTATCTAGGCTCAGACACTGCATGCATTGTTCGTAACAAGGATTCATCCAACAATGCACTCTCACTCTTAATCTAATTTAGTTCTAGACTTTGATTTTAATTTACTCGTACTTTTTACTCATCACTTGCTGTATTCTAGTAAACGACTATAATTTGCTCTGGATTGTATTGGATTCGGTTACTTCTGTTGTATTGCATCTCTATTCTTGTAATGGTTTTGACTAGAATATATGTAATGTTGTTACATGCTATCATATGCTTGTGCATCTTTTATCGAATCCAACGATGCTtcaaacattgagaaattagggGGGGGAAAAGCAATTAAACAAAGCAGGCAGCAGGTGTTCCAAGTTCTGGCACCGAGCCAGTTCAATAATTCCGCAGCAAGTGTCAAGAATGCTACGATTTTGCTTCCACAGAGTCAAAAAAACTACGATGAATAACAATTAGAAGAGAAAAGCAGAAACTCGATACAGAGTACTTGAATTCCACATAAATTTGGAGAAAAGGAGAAATACAACTTAGTTTCAACGAATGAGAAGTAAAACGACACAAGTTGCTATGCTCTGAAGTTCTTTGTGACCACGTTCCAAACGCAGAAAGCCTATCTACAGGTCAATGACACGAGATAGCTTCTGGATGCGGTTCAATAAGAAGTCCCCttgtttgatggttgcttggtACAGTGAATTCTTAGCATCCGGACGGTTAGTTTCTAGTACACCAGCAACTTTGTCAATCTTGCAATGAAGCTTCCCTGCCGCAATGAAACGAGACAACTCCCTGTATATAGTA is drawn from Malus domestica chromosome 14, GDT2T_hap1 and contains these coding sequences:
- the LOC139191247 gene encoding uncharacterized protein encodes the protein MTGFAQEVPNPSEDTRTRAVHARSQSQSSEPSLTMEHFRRLTRELRETKKTVEEALKKAEAKNAVEGAIGTKRQRAKEEDKGGSSSSAPYSNRVEVTKNQGEEDHRGKGSKKVNDVDLREQIEKIVKGYKPQTLAELALEAARGIRKSPFTEDILKAKKPAKFTQPKFRLFEGATDPVEHIYHFQQQMALEGDDGALMCKLFPSSLSGSSLTWFRQLKPRSIGSFTELCEAFISQYVCNRRPRKDITILFSTKQNVGESLKSYMTRFTEEMSTLEECDSHTASLAFREGVLPGTKMRRSLIETPPLDMREVMARADGIIRLEEEELIQSK